The segment AACCCACAATGCGGGGAGGGCGCATAGCCGAGACCATGGGCCGCTGTCCGCGCCCCGCATTTCCAGGTACCGCTTCAATCGGACTTCCGGGAAAATTGTGGTCACGTGGTCTGACCAGTCCTGCATTGTGGCCCTTTCCCCAGGCAATTGGGGAAGCCCTCCTGCCATAAAGCTGCGAAAGGACTGCCCAGAAAGATCAACATATTGACCATTGCGATAAGCGAAATACATTGGCACGCCGAGGGCGTAATCGACATAACGCTCGAAATCGAAGCCTTCTTCGAAGGCAAAGGGCAACATGCCGGTGCGGTCAGCGTCCGTGTCGAGCCATATTTGAGACCTGTAACTCAGATAGCCATTAGGCTTCCCTTCCGTGAACGGCGAGTTGGCAAAAATCGCAGTGGCAATTGGCTGCAAAGCCAAACTGGATCGAAGCTTCAGACGCATGTCAGCTTCGCTCGAAAAATCCAGGTTCACCTGCACGGTGCAGGACCGAAACATCATGTCCAGACCATGACCGCCGACTTTTGGCATATAGGAGCGCATGATTCCGTATCGGCCCTTCGGCATGATCGGAGTCTCAGCAAGTGTCCACTTCGGCGAAAAACCCAGGCCAAGAAAGCTGATACCCAGTTCATCACCGATTTCTCGAACCTGAGCCAGATGGGAGTTCACTTCCTGGCAGGTCTGATGAAGCTGCGATACAGCGGCCCCCGACAATTCAAACTGACCGCCAGGCTCTAGGGAGATGGTGGCGCCGGACACCGGCTCTTTGAGACCGATGATGAAATCTTGCTCCATCACCGGCTCCCAGCGAAATCGCTCCTGAAGCCCAAGCAACAAGGCTTTGATTCCCTGCGGACCCTCATAGGGCACCGGTCTTGTGCCGTTGATCAGGAAACCAAATTTCTCGTGCTCGGTGCCGATGCGCCAGGCCTCCCGAGGTTTGCTCCCGCCTTCGAACCAAGCGATCAGCTGATCCTTGTTTTCCACCGTAATCCTAGATTCGGGGCTGTCTGAGATTTGTGAACTCACGGCTATTGCTGGCTCCGCCGAAGAAATAATTTTGCTGAGATGATCTAAACGTCTGCAGGCCGTGCAGCAAGCGAGGTGCCGATCGTCACCATTTTTCGAGAGTTGCCTGAACCAGTGTCAGTGCAGCAATCGCTGCTGTGTCGGCGCGCATAATTCTTGGCCCCAATGAGACGGGAAGCACGGCTTTGGATGTGCACAGCTGTTCCCGCTCGGCTGGAGAAAAACCACCCTCAGGCCCCACAAGTACAGCGAGCGGCCCGCTACGCAATGATGAAAGAGAGTTCATCAGGCTTCCCGCGGCGACGCCGGCATCATCACAAAAAATAATTGTTCGATCTGGTGGCCAACAGTCCAACAGCGCTTTCAGCTCAATCGGTTCATCAACACTTGGGATCGCCAACAAATTGCACTGCTCGGCTGCCTCGATGGCGTTGGCTCTTAACCGCTCAACGTTAACGCGGCGCGCTACAGTACGTTCAGTCAAAATCGGCCTTAGCCGAACTGCACCGAGCTCGGTGGCCTTCTGTGCCAAGTAGTCAACGCGCGCATGTTTCAGCGGTGCAAAGAGATAATGGATGTCCGATTGGCTTGTCTGGCGCCTCAGCAACTCCACTGCCCTTAGGATCACACGCCTCCGAGGGATTTCGACAATCTCAGCCAACCACTCACCATCACGGCCATTGAAAAGACGCACATGGCCGCGCAGCGGAACTCTCATGACCGTAATCAGGTAATGGGCCTGATCTCCATCTATCTCCACCTCTACATCCATGCCAAGCGGAGCCCCCAGAAAGAGACGGGGCGAGCGGTGAGGTGCGGCCATTAAAGCGACACAGGGCGTTTGGCCCCCTCCGGCTGAGACGAGACCACGCGTCTCATCAGAATGGCACTTTGCGAATGGCGAAGGAGTGGGGTTTTGGTCGCTATTGGAACAAGCGATGAACCCTCTCCGCCCCTGTATCCCGGATCTTTATAATGCGGGGACCTAGGATCAGCAGCGCAACGTCTGCCTCCCGTCTTCCCTTGGACACTCCTGTGGTTGACGTCCACCCTGTCTACTCAGCTGCCATAAGCGACGAAGGCTGTCGCATTCGCGCCAAGCTGTCCGTCACATGTTGAGCCAGTACTTTGCGTGGTCCTTTCAGATCTCCGGGAGCGTAAACAATTGCGATCTGAAACTCCCCCAATCTGGGAAATCCGTCTGCCTCGCCCAGGATCCGCATACCGGGTCGTACGATGAATTCTGGGATAGCCGCGACGGCCAGTCCAGAGACCACCGCAGCACTAATCGCTACGCTATTGGCGCTGGAATACGCGATCCTGTAGGGCAAGTTCGAGCTGGACAAAGCATTTGTCGCCATTTCCCGCCAAGCACATGCGGGGCTCGACACTGCTAAAGGTAAAACGGCTTGTTGGTGGACATTGTGCCGAGTTGATGTCGCCCATACCAAGGGTTCGCTGCGGACGACGTCGCCGGTCACTTTTCCTGGCTGTGATGTCACGATGGACATATCCAGCCTTCCATTCTTCGTATTTTGCAGAAGCAAGTCGCTGCTCTGACAATCGACCTCAACCTGTACCATTGGATGCGTACGAGAAAATCGAGCGAGAATTTCCGGCAACAAGCAATCCGCATAGTCGTCGGGCGTTCCCAGCCGAACGATACCCTGGAGCTCCGGTTGTGCCATTACCGCCATCGCCTCTTGGTTCAAGCGAACAATGCGTCTGGCATAGTCAAGAAGCTGCTCCCCGTCTCGGGTAAGACAACTTTTTCGGCCTTGGCGCATAAAAACCGGCTTTCCGATCACCTCCTCAAGACGTTTCATTTGCATGCTCACCGCCGACTGCGTCCGACCTACGTCGTCTGCCGCGCCAGCAAAGGAGCCAGTTTCAGCAATTGCCAAAAACGTCTTTAGGAGATCGATATCCAATGCTGCGGTCACACCGGCCTCTCACATCAAAATAGATGATGAATTTTGTGAGTTTAATTCGTTTGATGAGATAGGTCAAATACATCATTTTATCTTAGAACTTAGCAGCCGCCTTCTCGTGGCGATCGGCGCCAAATTGCGGCGTAAACCAAGGTAGTAGTCATGTCACGCACTGATGCAGAACCTGCAGTTGGTAAAAATCGACTGCTCTTCCGGAGCTTTTGGCTGCCTCTAAACGCAGTCATCCAAAACTGGAGAACTCGACGGCAGCTAAGAACGTTGACCGAACTTGAAGAGAGCACCCTAAAGGACATAGGAATTACACGCGGAGACGTCATATGGGCGATGAGCCTTCCGCTCCATCTCAACGCCTCGGCGGAACTCAACAAGATCTCCAAGCCTCAACGGAGGCGGTGACGATTTCGGACGCATATGGTCAGCCGGTACCCCCTACCGTGATG is part of the Rhodoligotrophos appendicifer genome and harbors:
- a CDS encoding glutamate--cysteine ligase, which produces MENKDQLIAWFEGGSKPREAWRIGTEHEKFGFLINGTRPVPYEGPQGIKALLLGLQERFRWEPVMEQDFIIGLKEPVSGATISLEPGGQFELSGAAVSQLHQTCQEVNSHLAQVREIGDELGISFLGLGFSPKWTLAETPIMPKGRYGIMRSYMPKVGGHGLDMMFRSCTVQVNLDFSSEADMRLKLRSSLALQPIATAIFANSPFTEGKPNGYLSYRSQIWLDTDADRTGMLPFAFEEGFDFERYVDYALGVPMYFAYRNGQYVDLSGQSFRSFMAGGLPQLPGERATMQDWSDHVTTIFPEVRLKRYLEMRGADSGPWSRLCALPALWVGLLYDQTSLEAAWDVVKSWTEEERHELRSAVPKTALQTPFRRYKIHDIAREVMAIARAGLKSRNRQDGLGHDETIYLDAIEDVVANGRTAAEDLLTQYFGGWNESVDPVFKTNAY
- a CDS encoding 16S rRNA (uracil(1498)-N(3))-methyltransferase gives rise to the protein MAAPHRSPRLFLGAPLGMDVEVEIDGDQAHYLITVMRVPLRGHVRLFNGRDGEWLAEIVEIPRRRVILRAVELLRRQTSQSDIHYLFAPLKHARVDYLAQKATELGAVRLRPILTERTVARRVNVERLRANAIEAAEQCNLLAIPSVDEPIELKALLDCWPPDRTIIFCDDAGVAAGSLMNSLSSLRSGPLAVLVGPEGGFSPAEREQLCTSKAVLPVSLGPRIMRADTAAIAALTLVQATLEKW
- a CDS encoding LysR substrate-binding domain-containing protein, producing the protein MTAALDIDLLKTFLAIAETGSFAGAADDVGRTQSAVSMQMKRLEEVIGKPVFMRQGRKSCLTRDGEQLLDYARRIVRLNQEAMAVMAQPELQGIVRLGTPDDYADCLLPEILARFSRTHPMVQVEVDCQSSDLLLQNTKNGRLDMSIVTSQPGKVTGDVVRSEPLVWATSTRHNVHQQAVLPLAVSSPACAWREMATNALSSSNLPYRIAYSSANSVAISAAVVSGLAVAAIPEFIVRPGMRILGEADGFPRLGEFQIAIVYAPGDLKGPRKVLAQHVTDSLARMRQPSSLMAAE
- a CDS encoding DUF1127 domain-containing protein, whose amino-acid sequence is MSRTDAEPAVGKNRLLFRSFWLPLNAVIQNWRTRRQLRTLTELEESTLKDIGITRGDVIWAMSLPLHLNASAELNKISKPQRRR